Within Geotrypetes seraphini chromosome 13, aGeoSer1.1, whole genome shotgun sequence, the genomic segment TTCCCTCGActtgtttctatttatttattgtccaCCGCTTTGATttgcctattttttaaaaaaatggccgtatatcaaataaaatcacTTCCCCTAGATatctggaggggagggggagagatagaGGGAGGTAATGGGACAGTCTAAAATGCCAAGATTCGCCTGGGTAACTGCCAAAGGTATTGTTTCGATGGTATCTGCCATTAGCCTAATGCAGATGGTTTTTGAAGCACAAGGATGCCATCATGAAGTTCAGTCTTGGTTTTCTAACTTTACCCCAAGGTACAATAGGATGGCCAACTATCCCAATTCATTGGCAAGGGAGTTAGAAAacaaagattagattaaattCTCCTAGCATCGTGCACTTTGAACTCGTACTTACTGGTTGGAGTGGGAATTTCTTGACTCTCTAAATATGCTGCTGCTAATGTTAGGAGCTCCGACTCTGAAGTGTGGGAAGGGTTAATCCCCGTAGTTTACTTCATCTACACGCTGCTCATTTTAAGATGCTAATGGCCTTGACCCTCATTGTTTTTCAGGACTGTAGAAACCAGGAGACGACGTCTTGTGTTGCTGACCATTAAACTATGGGTGTCTGGTTTATTCTCAATTTAGTTGGCTTTACGTCCTTAGATGTGATAGGAATTCCTGGAAATCTGATCATCCTCTTTGTTTTTGTCCATGCCTTGGCTTGCCATCGAAAAATTTCCACCAGCGAGGTCATCCTCAGCAAATTGGCAGTATCCAACCTTCTGGTTGTCCTCACCTGGGGAGTCCCGCTCAGCTTGGAAGCTTCTGGAATCCAAAAAGTATACAACGACCTGACCTGCAAATTGAGCCTGTACTTCTACTGCGTGGGGAGAGCTATGTCCATTTGCATAACCTCATTGTTGGGGTGTTTCCAGTGCCTTACCATTGCGCCGTCCCCTCAGCGATGGCTCCATATGAGGCAGAAAGTTCTTGACAATCTCTCTTCCATCATTATTGGCCTCTGGTGTTTTAACTTGCTAATTTGCAGTACCCGGTTGATGTACTCTCAAGTCCAGGTCAACTCCACTGACAAGTACATCTTGAGCTACGACTTCTGTTTCGTTTTGTTCCCAAATTATTTTCTTTACATGGGCAATGGGATCATTTTTATTGCCCGGGACCTATTCTTCTTGTTCCTGATGACATTAGCCAGCGGCTATCTTCTCTATGTGTTCTACCAGCACGGAAAGCAGATTCAAGGCCTGCACAATCTGCACAAGCACGCCGAGATTCGAGCAGCAAAGGCGGTGGTCACATTGGTCATTATGTACATTATTAGTTTTGGTCTGGACAGTTTATTTTGGATCTTTACGcttttcatgtccccggcctctCCCAGATTTACTGACGCTAGGATTTTCTTTGATTCTTGTTACTCTGCCGTCAGCCCAGTGGTCATCATTATAACCAACAAGAAGATCCAACAGGGCTTGAAGTGCTCGGAGAAGAGAAAGCTGCGTTCTATGAAAACCATCTCAAAGTACATTGGGAGAAACTGATTTCCAATATGATGTTAATTCTTAGTCTTTTAGCAGGTGTTAATCATTTGCCAGATCAAATTATAGTGGTGTACAATTCCAAATATTTCCTCCACCTACTCCTAGTTTCTCATGATGCTAAATTTCTCTTAAcctaaataataaaatttgcctcATATGCTATTGCAATTTGTGTAATATTATTTTGTATTGATCTGGGTTACAAAGTCAAATGCATTAAATGTTCATTCCAAGACTATATCCAAGTGTCTTATCTATGATTtaatttaatataatattttttgcCTGACCTTTCAAACAATGATAGCATAAAGTGGATAAcagaagattaaaaaaacaaacccaaaaacgtagtcagaaaacaaaaaaaaaaaaaaaacaacatatggAGGGACATTGTTGGAAAAATGGCCAAGTCAGATTTGGAACCGTTCTGAAATTGTTATTCAGTGAGCTCACTCCATTCCTCATTAGTCCAGTTTTTTAaactacactcctccctccgtattcacaagggttaggggcagagatggcccgcgaatatggaaaattcgcaaataacttttgggcagaCTCTGACCCACCTCCGCTTCCCTCCTGTGCAGATTTATTGATCTGAATATTTTACCTGAGCTCCTTATTCCACCTACAGCCAATGGCCTAATGCATTCAGATGCCACATTTGACTTTATGGTCCAGACCTGTTTCATTAATGCTAAAGCAGGGACAAAAAAAATATCAattgtctagggcaggggtaggcaattccggtcctcgagagccggagccaggtcaggttttcaggatatccacaatgaatatgtatgaaatggatttgcacgcactgcctccttgagatgcaaatctctctcatgcatatttattgtggatatcctaaaaacctgacctggctccggctctcaaggaccgaaattacctacccctggtctagggcctCCTGGTGATGTTACTGACAGGGTTAGGgttaggatttccccagtgaatttgcacaAGATCtgtttgcctgcactgcttccattgtatacatattgatct encodes:
- the LOC117347551 gene encoding olfactory receptor class A-like protein 1, which produces MGVWFILNLVGFTSLDVIGIPGNLIILFVFVHALACHRKISTSEVILSKLAVSNLLVVLTWGVPLSLEASGIQKVYNDLTCKLSLYFYCVGRAMSICITSLLGCFQCLTIAPSPQRWLHMRQKVLDNLSSIIIGLWCFNLLICSTRLMYSQVQVNSTDKYILSYDFCFVLFPNYFLYMGNGIIFIARDLFFLFLMTLASGYLLYVFYQHGKQIQGLHNLHKHAEIRAAKAVVTLVIMYIISFGLDSLFWIFTLFMSPASPRFTDARIFFDSCYSAVSPVVIIITNKKIQQGLKCSEKRKLRSMKTISKYIGRN